A single window of Myxocyprinus asiaticus isolate MX2 ecotype Aquarium Trade chromosome 34, UBuf_Myxa_2, whole genome shotgun sequence DNA harbors:
- the LOC127425440 gene encoding GATA zinc finger domain-containing protein 1 isoform X2, producing MLFDFSMMSLSSKEALSLKYKQEIHRRSARLRSTKYKAPASEKKVSTKGKGRRHIFKLKNPIKAPESVSTIITSESMFYKGVYYQIGDVIKVIDEEDGKPYYAQIRGFIQDQYCEKSAALTWLIPTQASPRDRFDPGTYIVGPEEDLPRKMEYLEFVCHAPSEYFKSRSCPFPTIPVRPEKGYIWTHLGPTPAVAIKETVG from the exons atgttatttgatttttccatgatgtcattgtcaagcaaagaggcactgagtttgaag TACAAACAGGAGATACACAGACGCTCAGCTCGGTTACGGAGCACCAAGTACAAAGCGCCAGCATCTGAGAAAAAAGTTTCAACCAAAGGAAAGGGTAGACGACACATTTTCAAATTgaaaaat CCAATCAAAGCACCAGAGTCAGTGTCGACGATCATTACGTCTGAGTCCATGTTTTACAAG GGTGTCTACTATCAAATAGGAGATGTCATTAAAGTAATAGATGAGGAGGATGGGAAACCATATTATGCACAGATTCGTGGTTTCATCCAGGACCAGTACTGTGAGAAGAGTGCTGCATTAACTTGGCTGATCCCAACTCAGGCCAGTCCACGAGATCGGTTTGATCCAGGCACTTACATTGTTG GCCCAGAAGAGGACTTGCCAAGAAAAATGGAATACCTGGAGTTTGTCTGTCATGCCCCATCAGAGTATTTCAAATCAAGGAGTTGCCCTTTCCCAACAATACCAGTTCGTCCTGAAAAAGGCTACATCTGGACTCATTTAGGACCAACACCTGCTGTTGCCATCAAAGAAACTGTAGGGTGA
- the LOC127425451 gene encoding cation channel sperm-associated protein 4-like translates to MQKNCNVLKHKQDRPEDNAILEEVIKKITKCQKTLKSGYLENLTVETYEDLVIVISAIQRNLDECLEIRQEIEMIVEEVHKKKHDHVPTAYRKTLSLENQLKNELATGDILSTLINFEKAHILDTSTDSPHLDRGMIFHAAKQMETSSQADLTLSATGNSKSSVRSTEDK, encoded by the exons atgcaaaaaaactgtaATGTTTTAAAACATAAACAGGACAGGCCAGAGGACAATGCCATACTGGAGGAGGTGATAAAGAAAATAACCAAGTGTCAAAAGACATTGAAGAGTGGATACCTAGAGAACCTGACAGTAGAAACCTATGAGGATTTGGTCATCGTTATATCAGCAATACAGAGGAACCTAGATGAATGCTTGGAGATTCGTCAAGAGATAGAAAT GATTGTAGAGGAGGTGCATAAAAAAAAGCACGATCATGTACCTACGGCATATAGGAAAACACTCTCCCTGGAGAACCAACTAAAAAATGAGCTTGCCACTGGAGACATCCTCTCCACTCTCATCAACTTCGAAAAG GCACACATCTTAGACACCAGCACAGACTCACCACACCTGGACAGGGGCATGATATTCCATGCAGCTAAACAGATGGAAACCTCATCTCAAGCAGACCTTACTCTCTCAGCCACTGGAAACTCAAAATCTTCTGTGAGAAGCACAGAGGACAAATGA
- the LOC127425440 gene encoding GATA zinc finger domain-containing protein 1 isoform X1: MPLGLKPCCAVCKTNSSSMWKKGNQGEILCNNCTGKSITSGGSGASASSTIQQNNGGGKQYKQEIHRRSARLRSTKYKAPASEKKVSTKGKGRRHIFKLKNPIKAPESVSTIITSESMFYKGVYYQIGDVIKVIDEEDGKPYYAQIRGFIQDQYCEKSAALTWLIPTQASPRDRFDPGTYIVGPEEDLPRKMEYLEFVCHAPSEYFKSRSCPFPTIPVRPEKGYIWTHLGPTPAVAIKETVG, encoded by the exons ATGCCTCTTGGTTTAAAACCATGTTGTGCTGTCTGCAAGACAAACTCTTCTTCCATGTGGAAAAAGGGAAACCAGGGGGAAATTCTTTGTAACAACTGCACGGGTAAAAGTATAACCAGTGGAGGCTCCGGAGCATCCGCTTCATCTACCATCCAGCAGAATAATGGCGGAGGAAAACAG TACAAACAGGAGATACACAGACGCTCAGCTCGGTTACGGAGCACCAAGTACAAAGCGCCAGCATCTGAGAAAAAAGTTTCAACCAAAGGAAAGGGTAGACGACACATTTTCAAATTgaaaaat CCAATCAAAGCACCAGAGTCAGTGTCGACGATCATTACGTCTGAGTCCATGTTTTACAAG GGTGTCTACTATCAAATAGGAGATGTCATTAAAGTAATAGATGAGGAGGATGGGAAACCATATTATGCACAGATTCGTGGTTTCATCCAGGACCAGTACTGTGAGAAGAGTGCTGCATTAACTTGGCTGATCCCAACTCAGGCCAGTCCACGAGATCGGTTTGATCCAGGCACTTACATTGTTG GCCCAGAAGAGGACTTGCCAAGAAAAATGGAATACCTGGAGTTTGTCTGTCATGCCCCATCAGAGTATTTCAAATCAAGGAGTTGCCCTTTCCCAACAATACCAGTTCGTCCTGAAAAAGGCTACATCTGGACTCATTTAGGACCAACACCTGCTGTTGCCATCAAAGAAACTGTAGGGTGA
- the LOC127425430 gene encoding protein naked cuticle homolog 2-like — protein sequence MGKLQSKHASKRRENPEGGAFNEADCVGEVDRNADKQNRCGRDPKEDHYCSLEVTLPPDRVTESPKPLLSSPENERQQPLKGAPRRNGKRDDVECNVSTEENLHDWMITLCDFDSNGKVTKENMLSLMHAIYEVVEASVKQMVLSNGTTLRVKLSVTPLTKGNRKDRDIGISHKERDQREGTIQCAESHHIQIRGQRSGQLGDPDRKHYSVDENTERRNHYLDLAGIENYTSRFEAEPSAEKQKQDSPSCGHHCHSQTETSSPVESSGRSIPFLRSLHNRSKSVGGSGAATKPSKLHVHHPVTWCQPSQQQMQPPLLYSSSKRIRARARETTPPSRGNQGLDRELQPGPSVPAGGFMPIPQRHEHHHHHEHHHHHHHHHYHPA from the exons ATGGGAAAGTTGCAATCGAAACATG CATCTAAACGGAGAGAAAATCCAGAAG GAGGTGCTTTCAACGAGGCAGACTGTGTTGGCGAAGTAGACAGAAACGCAGACAAGCAG AATCGATGTGGTAGAGATCCAAAAGAAGATCATTACTGTTCACTTGAGG TAACACTGCCACCAGACAGAGTAACAGAGAGTCCCAAACCTCTCCTTTCTTCTCCTGAAAACGAAAGACAGCAACCACTCAAAGGTGCACCGAGGAGAAATGGAAAAAGAGAT GATGTGGAGTGTAATGTGTCTACGGAAGAAAATCTTCATGATTGGATGATCACATTGTGCGATTTTGACAGCAACGGCAAAGTGACCAAAGAG aatatGTTGAGCTTGATGCATGCAATCTATGAGGTGGTGGAGGCTTCAGTTAAACAGATGGTTCTTAGCAATGGCACAACTCTGCGTGTGAAGCTGAGTGTCACCCCATTAACCAAAGGCAACAGAAAAG ATCGGGACATTGGTATATCTCATAAAGAGCGAGATCAAAGGGAGGGAACAATACAGTGTGCAGAAAGCCATCATATTCAAATTAG AGGCCAGAGGTCAGGTCAGTTGGGTGATCCAGACAGAAAGCACTATTCTGTTGATGAAAACACAGAACGTAGGAACCACTATCTAGATCTGGCTGGGATTGAGAACTACACCTCCCGATTTGAAGCTG AACCATCTGCTGAGAAACAGAAGCAGGACAGCCCATCCTGTGGCCATCACTGTCACTCTCAGACTGAGACCTCTAGCCCTGTGGAGTCCTCTGGTAGGTCCATTCCTTTCCTCAGGTCACTCCACAACCGCAGCAAGTCTGTCGGTGGCAGTGGAGCCGCAACCAAACCCAGTAAACTCCATGTGCATCACCCTGTGACCTGGTGCCAACCATCCCAGCAGCAAATGCAGCCTCCTCTGCTGTATAGCTCCAGCAAACGCATCCGTGCCAGGGCCCGTGAGACCACACCACCTTCCAGAGGCAACCAGGGCCTGGACAGAGAGTTGCAGCCTGGGCCATCTGTCCCTGCTGGGGGCTTTATGCCCATTCCTCAAAGGCATGAGCACCATCATCACCATGagcatcatcatcaccatcatcatcaccattACCACCCAGCATAA